One stretch of Siphonobacter curvatus DNA includes these proteins:
- a CDS encoding metal-dependent hydrolase family protein, which yields MFRKLLALLFLTTSLSQAQSSFVLIPDRVFDGTDVHTGWQVLVTGNQIIAVGPNLQPPAGAEVIVLKNQTLLPGLIEGHSHLFLHPYNETSWDDQVLRESPMERAARAVVHAEKTLLAGFTTVRDLGTEGADFDDVGLKQTIEKGIIPGPRMITVGRALIATGSYGPKGYNTRTNVPQGAEEADGQDRLIQAVRGQIGRGIDVVKIYADYRWGLMGEAKPTFLQEEIELMVKVAASSGRSVIAHASTEEGIRRAILGGCKTIEHGDVGTLELFRLMKSKGVAYCPTLAASDAISQYRGWKKGQDSEPERIVQKRKSFKAALESGVTIVMGGDVGVFTHGDNVREMELMQEYGMKPLDVLRSATSVPAQVFGQPKLGEVKTGKFADLIAVEGDPTQKITHLRKVKLVMKDGKLYKR from the coding sequence GTCGCTGAGTCAGGCCCAATCGTCGTTCGTACTCATTCCAGACCGCGTATTTGACGGAACGGACGTGCATACGGGCTGGCAGGTACTGGTAACCGGCAATCAGATTATTGCCGTAGGACCCAACTTGCAGCCGCCCGCCGGAGCCGAGGTTATCGTACTGAAAAATCAAACCTTACTGCCGGGATTGATCGAAGGCCATTCGCATCTGTTTCTGCATCCGTATAACGAGACTTCCTGGGACGATCAGGTATTACGGGAATCGCCAATGGAACGGGCCGCCCGGGCCGTTGTACACGCCGAAAAAACGTTACTGGCGGGTTTTACGACCGTACGGGATTTGGGTACCGAAGGAGCTGATTTTGATGACGTTGGGCTAAAACAAACCATCGAGAAAGGTATCATTCCCGGCCCTCGCATGATTACGGTAGGCCGGGCCCTGATCGCTACGGGTAGTTATGGACCCAAAGGCTACAACACCCGCACTAACGTACCGCAGGGAGCCGAAGAAGCAGATGGACAGGATCGACTCATTCAGGCCGTACGCGGACAAATTGGCCGCGGTATTGATGTTGTAAAAATTTACGCGGATTACCGCTGGGGACTCATGGGTGAGGCTAAGCCAACCTTTCTCCAGGAGGAAATCGAGTTAATGGTGAAAGTAGCGGCCTCGTCGGGACGTTCAGTCATTGCTCACGCGTCTACCGAAGAAGGCATACGACGAGCGATTCTGGGCGGTTGCAAAACCATCGAACACGGAGACGTCGGGACGCTTGAGTTATTTCGATTGATGAAAAGCAAAGGCGTTGCGTATTGCCCCACCTTAGCCGCTAGTGATGCTATCAGTCAGTACCGGGGCTGGAAAAAAGGACAGGATTCCGAACCTGAGCGAATAGTACAGAAACGAAAAAGCTTTAAAGCAGCTCTCGAATCTGGTGTGACGATTGTGATGGGTGGAGATGTGGGAGTATTCACGCACGGCGACAATGTACGTGAAATGGAACTCATGCAAGAATATGGAATGAAACCGCTCGACGTTCTTCGATCCGCTACTTCGGTACCCGCCCAAGTGTTTGGGCAGCCGAAGTTAGGCGAAGTAAAAACCGGAAAATTCGCGGATTTGATTGCCGTTGAAGGGGATCCTACCCAGAAGATTACGCACCTACGAAAGGTGAAGCTGGTCATGAAAGATGGGAAATTGTACAAGCGATAG